Proteins found in one Planctomycetes bacterium MalM25 genomic segment:
- the xcpT_20 gene encoding Type II secretion system protein G precursor produces the protein MRIVNLAGNRDRNRIGFTLVELLVVIAIIGILVALLLPAVQAAREAARRTACKNAVKQTALAMLNYESAIGGLPFFSPFPESGQDLFPSRPVATAAKGPGAMRSWVIPTLPYMEEQAVADQIDPTRPIDDQLDESGNEINPQNSTIAVLLCASDDAGERFFQTGGGGGFGSVSSNNGRPFAKGNQAAFASPVHIECLRWFRGAIGEKPRRLGKISDGLNNTLLIAEVRTRENPEDVRGAWALALAGASLLAADMHRQDPNSPNSNQTFACNGDITKRLTEAYTPRLQSNDPASVNTPNQAGDNRVGWDWIRNCPEPDGAETEGMPCTGTSESGYAAPRSLHPGGVNAARCDGSVDFLNDDIDAYLYSRLISIDDGQPLIDGFLAN, from the coding sequence ATGCGGATCGTCAATCTCGCGGGTAACCGCGATCGCAATCGGATCGGTTTTACGCTGGTCGAGTTGCTGGTCGTGATCGCCATCATCGGCATCCTGGTCGCCTTGCTCCTGCCGGCGGTCCAAGCGGCCCGCGAGGCGGCTCGGCGGACGGCTTGCAAAAACGCCGTGAAGCAGACCGCCCTGGCGATGCTGAACTACGAGTCGGCTATTGGCGGGCTGCCCTTCTTCTCACCCTTTCCAGAGAGTGGGCAGGACCTGTTCCCAAGCCGTCCGGTAGCCACCGCAGCGAAGGGGCCTGGAGCCATGCGCAGCTGGGTCATCCCGACGCTCCCGTACATGGAGGAGCAGGCGGTTGCGGATCAGATTGACCCGACTCGGCCGATCGACGACCAGTTGGATGAATCGGGGAACGAGATCAATCCCCAGAACTCGACGATCGCGGTTCTCCTCTGCGCCAGCGACGACGCCGGGGAACGCTTTTTCCAGACAGGTGGCGGTGGCGGGTTCGGGTCGGTCAGCTCGAATAACGGTCGGCCTTTCGCGAAGGGCAACCAAGCCGCTTTTGCCTCCCCGGTTCACATTGAGTGCCTGCGTTGGTTTCGCGGCGCCATCGGGGAGAAGCCTCGGCGTTTGGGGAAGATCTCCGACGGCCTGAACAACACGCTCCTGATCGCCGAAGTCCGCACACGCGAGAACCCGGAGGACGTGCGTGGCGCCTGGGCGCTGGCGTTGGCTGGCGCCTCGTTGCTCGCTGCCGATATGCATCGGCAGGACCCGAATAGCCCCAACTCCAATCAGACTTTCGCGTGCAACGGAGACATCACTAAACGACTCACCGAAGCCTACACACCGCGTTTGCAGAGCAACGACCCAGCGAGTGTGAACACGCCGAATCAGGCGGGAGACAACCGTGTCGGTTGGGATTGGATCCGCAACTGCCCCGAGCCCGACGGGGCTGAGACCGAAGGGATGCCTTGTACGGGCACCTCGGAGAGCGGCTACGCCGCTCCTCGCAGCCTGCACCCGGGCGGGGTGAACGCCGCCCGCTGTGACGGCAGCGTCGATTTCCTGAACGATGATATCGACGCGTACCTCTACTCACGTCTGATCAGCATCGACGACGGGCAACCGCTCATTGATGGGTTCCTAGCCAACTGA
- the yjcF gene encoding putative N-acetyltransferase YjcF — translation MHVRSITHGSDEYRLACDLRHRFLRVPLGLVLTAKDVAREEFQYHYGLFEGDPGDEGALLGSVSGKPDPDDTITVRIRQMVVDDAHRGRGCGRALLTGAERLLAERGFRRSILYAREEAAPFYERCGYVDTNENAVLIGLPHRRMRKDLA, via the coding sequence TTGCACGTCCGCTCGATCACGCACGGCTCCGACGAATATCGCCTCGCCTGCGACCTGCGTCACCGGTTCCTCCGCGTGCCGCTCGGCTTAGTACTGACCGCGAAGGACGTCGCGCGTGAGGAGTTCCAGTACCACTACGGGCTGTTCGAGGGCGACCCCGGGGACGAGGGCGCCCTCCTTGGCAGCGTGAGCGGCAAACCGGACCCGGACGACACGATCACGGTGCGGATCCGTCAGATGGTGGTCGACGACGCCCACCGCGGCCGTGGCTGTGGCCGCGCCCTGTTGACCGGGGCCGAACGGCTTCTCGCCGAGCGCGGCTTCCGCCGTTCGATCCTCTACGCCCGCGAAGAGGCGGCGCCGTTCTACGAGCGCTGCGGGTACGTCGACACGAACGAGAACGCCGTGCTGATCGGCCTGCCGCACCGACGGATGCGGAAGGACCTGGCTTAG
- the glnD gene encoding Bifunctional uridylyltransferase/uridylyl-removing enzyme, protein MSSRRPGDDSAEPGSDTNLGVGLPEHLERAKSALLEAREEVRGAHQRGLPAVRVCARLTSAADAAVGTLWRAAIADLPADEAKRLEAGCVLVAHGGYGRRQLAPHSDIDLMILHTSAASSVAEDLSRRFTSEMFDIGLELGHSLRSIDDALQLAPSDPVIATSLLESRHVIGSQATYERFITAFRSNTQRRGVRASEEFVEARRQERQKYGETVYLLEPNLKRSRGGLRDIHLLRWLWYVQLGISDLDRVHAAGALSRYDHHRLISARDFLLRTRNELHFGSPRAGDALYRHEQLRLAEALGYHGTEGLRPVEQFMRDYFRHAGFVWFLTSRVSELTTRRRTVAKAIEPILSRSVANDYRIGFSEITATEAGRKKLGRETGEVLHLLTLARDHDKRIAQDTWYAVYRTAPDLPEELMPEAAEQFLTLLAQPKGLGQLLRRAHHLRVLERVVPAFRGVRCLLQFNQYHKFTVDEHSLRAVDLATRFADRQDHLGAAYRSVEDLGLLHLALLLHDTGKALEGDHSVTGEQLAIETARRLGLNAERTQRLATLVRRHLSMSHLAFRRDTHDPALLGDFAKQIGDAETMTMLFVLTCADMAAVGPGVLNDWKISVLADLHQRAIDRLEHRALRVEDRRDAVRMSVWQTLKPDERDRSEFKELFEALPEPFLTSRSPTALASSLRRLVRVASGETPPPESPARQGVDAWGGYQSDDSTLEMVAAVADGGGRGVFASMAGALSSKGLRILTAETAILPHGVLLLRFTAEDPNPALNAAEANRRVRGIATALIHAVDNHEPPKLPKVWGADRVEEAAALSGMPNEVRLDRELSDECAIIEVFTIDQAGLLYDLARTLHEVGLVIRFAKIATSLDQVVDVFYVTNRDGAKPTDDELLGEVSRRLMAVIERD, encoded by the coding sequence TTGTCCTCGCGGCGCCCTGGCGACGACTCGGCGGAGCCCGGTAGCGACACCAACCTCGGGGTCGGCCTGCCCGAACACCTGGAGCGGGCCAAGAGCGCGCTCCTCGAAGCCCGCGAAGAGGTCCGCGGGGCGCACCAGCGGGGCCTGCCCGCCGTCAGGGTCTGCGCCCGCCTGACCTCGGCCGCCGACGCCGCGGTCGGCACGCTCTGGCGAGCCGCGATCGCCGACCTGCCGGCCGACGAGGCGAAACGACTCGAGGCGGGTTGCGTGCTGGTCGCCCACGGCGGCTACGGACGCCGCCAGCTCGCGCCGCACTCCGACATCGACCTGATGATCCTGCACACCAGTGCGGCGAGCTCGGTCGCCGAGGACCTGTCGCGGCGGTTCACCTCGGAGATGTTCGACATCGGCCTGGAGCTGGGGCACAGCCTCCGCTCGATCGACGACGCCCTGCAACTGGCCCCGTCCGACCCGGTGATCGCCACGTCGCTGCTGGAATCGCGGCACGTGATCGGCTCGCAGGCGACCTACGAGCGGTTCATCACCGCGTTCCGCTCCAACACCCAGCGACGCGGCGTGCGGGCGAGCGAGGAGTTCGTCGAGGCCCGCCGGCAAGAACGCCAGAAGTACGGCGAGACGGTCTACCTGCTGGAGCCCAACCTCAAACGCTCGCGGGGCGGCCTCCGCGACATCCACCTGCTGCGTTGGCTCTGGTACGTTCAGCTGGGGATCAGCGACCTCGACCGGGTCCACGCCGCGGGCGCCCTGTCGCGGTACGACCACCACCGGCTGATCTCCGCGCGCGACTTCCTGTTGCGGACCCGCAACGAGCTGCACTTCGGCTCGCCCCGCGCGGGCGACGCGCTCTACCGGCACGAGCAGCTGCGGCTCGCCGAGGCGCTCGGCTACCACGGCACGGAGGGCCTGCGTCCGGTCGAGCAGTTCATGCGTGACTACTTCCGCCACGCCGGCTTCGTCTGGTTCCTCACGAGCCGCGTCTCGGAGCTGACCACGCGCCGGCGGACCGTGGCCAAGGCGATCGAGCCGATCCTCAGCCGCTCGGTCGCCAACGACTACCGCATCGGGTTCTCCGAGATCACCGCGACCGAGGCGGGCCGCAAGAAGCTGGGCCGCGAGACGGGGGAGGTGCTCCACCTGCTCACGTTGGCTCGCGACCACGACAAGCGGATCGCCCAGGACACCTGGTACGCCGTCTACCGCACGGCCCCCGACCTGCCCGAGGAGCTCATGCCCGAGGCGGCCGAGCAGTTCCTCACGCTCCTCGCCCAACCGAAGGGCCTCGGCCAGCTGCTGCGTCGGGCGCACCACCTCCGCGTGTTGGAGCGTGTCGTGCCCGCGTTCCGCGGCGTGCGTTGCCTGTTGCAATTCAACCAGTACCACAAGTTCACGGTCGACGAACACAGCCTCCGCGCCGTCGATCTGGCGACCCGCTTCGCCGACCGCCAGGACCACTTGGGCGCCGCGTACCGCTCGGTCGAAGACCTCGGGCTGCTGCACCTCGCCCTGCTGTTGCACGACACGGGCAAGGCGCTCGAGGGGGATCACAGCGTCACCGGCGAGCAGCTGGCGATCGAAACGGCCCGGCGCCTCGGACTCAACGCCGAGCGGACCCAGCGGCTCGCGACGCTTGTCCGCCGCCACCTGAGCATGTCGCACCTCGCCTTCCGCCGGGACACGCACGACCCGGCGCTGCTGGGCGACTTCGCGAAGCAGATCGGCGACGCCGAGACGATGACCATGCTGTTCGTCCTGACCTGCGCCGACATGGCGGCGGTCGGCCCCGGCGTGCTGAACGACTGGAAGATCAGCGTGCTCGCCGACCTGCACCAACGCGCCATCGACCGCCTGGAACACCGCGCGCTCCGCGTCGAGGACCGGCGTGACGCGGTGCGGATGTCGGTCTGGCAGACGCTCAAGCCGGACGAGCGCGACCGCTCAGAGTTCAAAGAGCTGTTCGAGGCGTTGCCCGAGCCCTTCCTCACGTCGCGGTCGCCCACGGCCCTGGCGAGCTCGTTACGCCGGCTGGTCCGTGTCGCCTCGGGCGAAACGCCCCCGCCGGAGAGCCCGGCCCGCCAGGGGGTCGACGCGTGGGGCGGCTACCAGAGCGACGACTCGACCCTCGAGATGGTCGCCGCGGTCGCCGACGGCGGCGGGCGCGGCGTCTTCGCCAGCATGGCGGGAGCCCTCTCCAGCAAGGGGCTCCGCATCCTGACGGCCGAGACCGCGATCCTCCCCCACGGCGTCCTGCTGCTACGCTTCACCGCCGAGGACCCGAACCCCGCCCTCAACGCCGCCGAGGCGAACCGCCGCGTTCGCGGCATCGCGACGGCGTTGATCCATGCGGTCGACAACCACGAACCGCCGAAGCTGCCCAAGGTCTGGGGCGCCGACCGGGTCGAAGAGGCCGCCGCGCTCTCCGGCATGCCGAACGAGGTGCGGCTCGACAGGGAGCTCTCCGATGAGTGCGCGATCATCGAGGTCTTCACGATCGACCAGGCGGGCCTGCTGTACGACCTGGCCCGCACGCTGCACGAGGTCGGCCTGGTGATCCGCTTCGCGAAGATCGCTACGTCGCTCGACCAGGTGGTCGATGTCTTCTACGTGACCAACCGCGACGGCGCTAAACCGACCGACGACGAGCTGCTCGGCGAGGTCAGCCGCCGGCTGATGGCGGTGATTGAGCGAGACTGA
- the yvqK gene encoding Cob(I)yrinic acid a,c-diamide adenosyltransferase, producing MKIYTKTGDAGQTGLFGGGRVSKDHARITAYGTLDELNAAIGLARAEAGRTDWSDEAARDRIDAILSEAQNRLFDLGAELATPDPETRSLAVLDERHVAALEEAIDHHEASLPALRNFILPGGAAVAAQLHLARCVCRRAERGLVTLAGQEPIRELPLVYVNRLSDLLFVLARAANQAAGGGDTPWEKASG from the coding sequence ATGAAGATCTACACCAAGACCGGCGACGCGGGCCAAACGGGCCTGTTTGGCGGGGGACGCGTCTCGAAAGACCACGCCCGCATCACCGCCTACGGCACGCTCGACGAGCTGAACGCCGCGATCGGCTTGGCCCGCGCCGAGGCGGGTCGTACCGACTGGTCGGATGAGGCCGCCCGCGACCGGATCGACGCCATCCTGAGCGAGGCGCAGAACCGGCTGTTCGACCTGGGCGCCGAGCTGGCCACGCCCGACCCGGAGACCCGCTCGCTGGCGGTGTTGGACGAGCGGCACGTGGCCGCCCTGGAGGAGGCGATCGACCACCACGAGGCGTCGCTCCCGGCGCTCCGCAACTTCATCCTGCCCGGGGGCGCGGCGGTGGCGGCCCAGCTGCACCTGGCCCGCTGCGTCTGCCGGCGTGCCGAGCGTGGCCTGGTGACGCTGGCCGGCCAGGAGCCGATCCGGGAGCTGCCGCTGGTCTATGTGAACCGGCTGAGCGACCTGCTCTTCGTGCTGGCCCGGGCCGCCAATCAGGCCGCCGGCGGGGGAGATACTCCTTGGGAGAAGGCTTCCGGATAG
- the glnB_3 gene encoding Nitrogen regulatory protein P-II: protein MKKLEAIVRHYKLEDVKNALSEQGISGMTITEVRGFGRQKGHTEMYRGTEYAVDFVPKVKIEVIVSDDRQQTAIDAILKSAHTGQIGDGKVFIYDLENAIRIRTGETGGEAL from the coding sequence ATGAAGAAACTCGAAGCGATCGTCCGTCATTACAAGCTAGAAGATGTCAAGAACGCGCTGAGCGAGCAGGGCATCTCGGGGATGACGATCACCGAGGTTCGCGGCTTCGGCCGCCAGAAGGGCCACACCGAGATGTACCGTGGCACCGAGTACGCGGTCGATTTCGTGCCCAAGGTCAAGATCGAGGTCATCGTCAGCGACGACCGGCAGCAGACCGCCATCGACGCCATTCTCAAGTCGGCCCACACCGGCCAGATCGGCGACGGCAAGGTCTTCATCTACGACCTCGAGAACGCCATCCGCATCCGCACCGGCGAGACGGGCGGCGAGGCCCTCTGA
- a CDS encoding von Willebrand factor type A domain protein, with translation MKNCFSVLACCLSLGLLAAPVAQAGSLDPPIDIVLTLDASASVDPTEFDQLRTAVSSVISFVDSDLNLGNGPQNSRIGLVSYANDAKLSIPLTGDLRTLQAGTNGLSGTMGTTNTEDAIRKASQELLSKKRAPDAVSWMVLITDGDPNDFQAAVDAAAQVRNLFPPIDALSVIQVGSLIQDDLTQLAGPTNPGTLINYTPGGSFPINPLEQGVVLAISDYSQLEGAALQLFGFVPPVPEPSAAVLLLAGLGGFAVRRKRNS, from the coding sequence GTGAAGAATTGTTTCTCTGTGCTGGCCTGCTGCCTCTCCCTGGGCTTGCTCGCTGCTCCTGTTGCCCAGGCGGGCAGCCTCGACCCACCGATTGATATTGTCCTTACCTTGGATGCCTCGGCCTCGGTTGACCCGACTGAGTTCGATCAACTCAGGACGGCAGTCAGCAGCGTCATCTCGTTCGTCGACAGCGATTTGAATCTCGGCAACGGCCCTCAGAACTCCAGGATCGGATTGGTGTCCTATGCTAACGACGCCAAACTTAGTATTCCTTTGACGGGTGACTTACGGACTCTTCAAGCAGGAACGAATGGCCTTAGTGGCACCATGGGCACAACCAACACGGAAGATGCGATCCGAAAAGCTAGCCAGGAGCTACTTTCGAAGAAGCGGGCTCCCGACGCTGTTTCGTGGATGGTCCTGATCACCGACGGAGACCCCAACGACTTCCAAGCAGCTGTCGATGCAGCGGCACAGGTTAGGAATCTGTTTCCTCCTATTGACGCCCTATCCGTCATCCAGGTCGGCTCGCTCATCCAAGACGATCTGACCCAACTGGCCGGCCCCACCAATCCCGGAACGCTGATCAACTACACCCCAGGCGGTTCGTTTCCCATCAACCCGCTAGAACAGGGTGTCGTTCTGGCGATCTCCGATTACTCGCAGCTTGAGGGCGCCGCGCTTCAGCTCTTCGGTTTTGTGCCGCCAGTTCCTGAGCCCTCAGCCGCTGTGCTGCTGCTGGCCGGCCTCGGCGGATTCGCCGTTCGTAGGAAGCGAAACAGCTGA
- the porB gene encoding Beta-porphyranase B precursor codes for MLRPLLALLACGLLSPLTLGEEVSGPFFAEGHDPLPEGKRWTPVAAMSDEFDGDEIDHDKWQSEPIGNGWGWIGRPPGLFRSENVRVADGKMNVTVSPLPEPQTIRGEEYRYQGAIVRSHAAGKPGMYFETRMKANATAMSSTFWLMTKGHGAQRQELDIQECVGATSELTDKWARKWNQIFHSNLILTGRSVPEKVQIQKQLTPPTPNHERFYVYAGWWKSPHEVQFFFDGEYAYSLKPTVDWDLPKYLQMAIETYDWNPVPEGGELIATGTWEQRTTQYDWIRVWELE; via the coding sequence ATGCTCCGCCCGCTCCTCGCTCTGCTCGCCTGCGGCCTCCTTTCGCCTCTCACTTTGGGCGAAGAGGTGAGCGGACCTTTTTTCGCCGAGGGGCATGATCCTCTCCCCGAGGGCAAACGGTGGACGCCCGTCGCAGCGATGTCGGACGAGTTCGACGGCGACGAGATCGACCACGACAAGTGGCAGTCCGAGCCGATCGGCAACGGCTGGGGCTGGATCGGCCGCCCGCCGGGGCTGTTCCGCTCCGAGAACGTGCGGGTCGCCGACGGCAAGATGAACGTCACGGTGAGCCCGCTCCCCGAGCCGCAGACCATCCGCGGCGAGGAGTACCGCTACCAGGGCGCGATCGTCCGCTCGCACGCAGCTGGCAAGCCGGGCATGTACTTCGAGACCCGCATGAAGGCGAACGCCACGGCGATGTCGTCGACCTTCTGGCTGATGACCAAGGGCCACGGCGCGCAGCGCCAAGAGCTCGACATCCAGGAGTGCGTCGGCGCCACCAGCGAGCTGACCGACAAGTGGGCGCGCAAATGGAACCAGATCTTCCACTCGAACCTGATCCTCACCGGCCGCAGCGTCCCGGAGAAGGTGCAGATCCAGAAGCAGCTCACCCCGCCCACGCCCAACCACGAGCGGTTCTACGTCTACGCCGGCTGGTGGAAGTCGCCGCACGAGGTTCAGTTCTTCTTCGACGGCGAGTACGCCTACTCGCTCAAGCCGACCGTCGACTGGGACCTGCCCAAGTATCTCCAGATGGCGATCGAGACCTACGACTGGAACCCGGTCCCCGAAGGGGGCGAGCTGATCGCCACCGGCACGTGGGAGCAGCGCACCACCCAGTACGACTGGATCCGGGTGTGGGAACTGGAGTAA
- the guaB_2 gene encoding Inosine-5'-monophosphate dehydrogenase codes for MSAADRLPATLAEKIAAEGLTFDDVLVQPRYSGIMPSEVDVSTRLTKRIPLGVPMLSSPMDTVTEHRMAIGLAQVGGLGVIHKNLSVEQQSAEVEKVKRSANGIISDPVTLPPEASVAEAREAMTQSRVSGVPITDASGKLVGILTRRDLRFLDQTDVPIGEVMTREPLVTATGTVTLTEAETILMEKKVEKLLLVDEDYRLTGLITIKDIDMMRRFPQAAKDDRGRLRAGAAVGVHDYERAEALIAKEVDFLVVDSAHGHSRNVIETVKELKTRWDIDVVAGNVATAEGARDLIEAGADAVKVGIGPGSICTTRVISGIGVPQITAISAAAEAAKGTGATIIADGGIRFSGDITKAIAAGADLVMIGGLLAGLDESPGERILYQGRTYKSYRGMGSLGAMVKGSSERYRQADADNSAGKLVPEGVEGRVPYKGELHPFVYQLVGGLRAGMGYCGTRTIDELRTDARFIRVSPATVRENHPHDIAITQESPNYTTEHLAGEPG; via the coding sequence ATGTCCGCCGCCGATCGCCTGCCCGCCACCCTGGCCGAGAAGATCGCCGCCGAGGGCCTGACCTTCGACGACGTGCTGGTGCAGCCCCGCTACAGCGGGATCATGCCCTCCGAGGTGGATGTCTCCACCCGGCTGACCAAGCGGATCCCGCTGGGCGTGCCGATGCTCAGCTCGCCGATGGACACGGTCACCGAGCACCGCATGGCGATCGGCCTGGCCCAGGTGGGCGGGCTGGGGGTGATCCACAAGAACCTGTCGGTCGAGCAGCAGTCCGCCGAGGTCGAGAAGGTCAAGCGCTCGGCCAACGGCATCATCTCCGACCCGGTGACCCTCCCGCCGGAGGCCTCGGTCGCCGAGGCCCGCGAAGCGATGACGCAGAGCCGGGTGTCGGGCGTGCCGATCACCGATGCTAGCGGCAAGCTCGTGGGGATCCTGACCCGGCGGGACCTGCGTTTTCTTGACCAGACGGACGTGCCCATCGGCGAGGTGATGACCCGGGAACCGCTGGTCACGGCGACGGGGACCGTGACGCTTACGGAAGCTGAAACGATCCTGATGGAGAAAAAGGTCGAGAAGCTTCTGCTGGTTGACGAAGATTACAGACTGACCGGCCTGATCACGATCAAAGACATCGACATGATGCGTCGCTTCCCACAAGCGGCGAAAGACGATCGTGGCAGGCTGCGTGCTGGCGCCGCCGTCGGCGTGCACGACTACGAGCGGGCCGAAGCGCTGATCGCCAAGGAGGTCGACTTCCTGGTGGTGGACAGCGCCCACGGCCACTCGCGGAACGTCATCGAAACCGTCAAGGAACTCAAAACACGCTGGGACATCGACGTCGTCGCGGGCAACGTGGCGACCGCCGAGGGAGCGCGGGACTTGATCGAAGCGGGCGCCGACGCCGTGAAGGTGGGCATCGGGCCGGGCTCGATCTGCACGACGCGCGTCATCTCGGGCATCGGCGTCCCGCAGATCACGGCGATCTCCGCCGCGGCCGAGGCCGCCAAGGGGACCGGCGCCACGATCATCGCGGACGGAGGCATCCGCTTCTCGGGAGACATCACCAAAGCGATCGCCGCGGGGGCCGACCTCGTGATGATCGGGGGCCTGCTCGCGGGCCTCGACGAGTCCCCCGGCGAACGGATCCTCTACCAAGGCAGAACGTACAAGAGCTACCGCGGGATGGGTTCGCTCGGGGCCATGGTGAAGGGCTCCAGCGAACGCTACCGCCAAGCGGACGCGGACAACTCAGCGGGCAAGCTCGTCCCCGAGGGGGTCGAGGGGCGGGTTCCCTACAAGGGGGAGCTCCACCCGTTCGTCTACCAGCTGGTGGGCGGATTGCGAGCCGGCATGGGTTACTGCGGAACACGGACCATCGACGAGCTGCGCACGGACGCGCGGTTCATCCGGGTCAGCCCGGCAACGGTTAGGGAGAACCACCCGCATGACATCGCCATCACGCAGGAATCGCCAAACTACACAACCGAGCACCTCGCCGGGGAACCGGGCTGA
- a CDS encoding thiol:disulfide interchange protein precursor, whose translation MATRMDSTTTESPASESFESPAQPGWGLWLWRWFWRVTLVVSLYAAWYCYYAPSNDVAWAENHAAARQQAAESGKPVLIYFTGEWCVPCRIMKRNVWADEQVATRVNAEFVPVMVDVADPEEADLVSAYKIGTTPITLVESPQGEVMRYHVGGMTQAAFVDFLDADND comes from the coding sequence ATGGCCACCCGCATGGACTCGACCACGACCGAATCGCCCGCCTCCGAATCCTTCGAGTCGCCAGCCCAGCCGGGCTGGGGCCTCTGGCTGTGGCGATGGTTCTGGCGGGTGACGCTGGTCGTGTCGCTCTATGCCGCTTGGTACTGCTACTACGCCCCGTCGAACGACGTCGCGTGGGCGGAGAACCACGCGGCGGCTCGGCAGCAGGCGGCCGAGTCGGGCAAGCCGGTGCTGATCTACTTCACGGGCGAGTGGTGCGTCCCCTGCCGGATCATGAAGCGTAACGTGTGGGCGGACGAGCAGGTCGCGACCCGGGTCAACGCTGAGTTCGTCCCCGTGATGGTCGACGTGGCCGACCCCGAAGAGGCCGACTTGGTGAGCGCGTACAAGATCGGCACGACCCCGATCACGCTCGTCGAGAGCCCTCAGGGCGAGGTGATGCGATACCACGTCGGCGGGATGACCCAAGCGGCCTTCGTCGATTTTCTCGACGCCGACAACGACTGA